TGCCGCCCATCCACGGGTTACCGCCCTTCGCACCCGATTCGAGCCCCAGATCGCGTTCCTGAAGGCGCGTCTGTCACCGGCCGAATTCATAGGGCTCGACTTGACGATTGGAGCCGTCATCCTCATCGGCGCCAGCTGGATTTTCGGAGGGATCGCCGAGGACGTGGTCACGGGCGATCCGCTCACCATCGTTGACATGAAAATCGCGGTGTGGCTTCACATGCACGCCACGCCGAACCTCACCGAGGCGATGAAGTTCATCTCCCTCCTCGCCTCATGGCCAGTAGTGACGGGAATCTGCCTGTTCATGGCGTCATATTTTGCATGGAAGCGTTCCGGCTACCGTCTCGCGGCGCTGATGCTGACCATCCCCGTCGGCATGTTGATGAACGGGATGTTGAAATACGCGTTTCATCGTTCGCGGCCATCCTGGGACGATGCCATCCTTATCATCCGAACCTTTGGTTTCCCCAGCGGCCACGCGATGGCGGCGACCTTGCTCTACGGTTTTCTGGCCGCCTTCGTCGT
The Candidatus Deferrimicrobium sp. genome window above contains:
- a CDS encoding phosphatase PAP2 family protein, which translates into the protein MILLGILSMMAALAWLWWWLVRHEAGVRHRWGELAAHPRVTALRTRFEPQIAFLKARLSPAEFIGLDLTIGAVILIGASWIFGGIAEDVVTGDPLTIVDMKIAVWLHMHATPNLTEAMKFISLLASWPVVTGICLFMASYFAWKRSGYRLAALMLTIPVGMLMNGMLKYAFHRSRPSWDDAILIIRTFGFPSGHAMAATLLYGFLAAFVVRKVQGWRWRVLVVLSAGLLIVLIGFSRLYLGVHYLSDVLAGMAAGSAWLALCLSAVGTLRHHRSILQ